The Marivivens sp. LCG002 genome contains a region encoding:
- the frr gene encoding ribosome recycling factor, which translates to MSDEFELDTDDLKRRMDGAIAALRTEFASLRTGRGSASMLDPIQVEAYGQMTPLNQVGTVNVPEPRMVTINVWDKGLVGKVEKAIRESGLGINPQLNGTIIMLPIPELNEERRRELSKVAASYAESARVAVRNLRRDGMDKVKKAKADGLSEDDQKFWEGEVQAMTDQYVKQVDDLLDTKQKEIMQV; encoded by the coding sequence ATGTCCGACGAATTTGAACTTGATACCGACGATCTCAAGCGCCGTATGGATGGCGCGATTGCAGCGCTTCGTACCGAATTCGCGTCGCTGCGCACGGGCCGCGGCTCGGCCTCGATGCTTGATCCGATCCAGGTCGAAGCTTATGGCCAGATGACCCCGCTCAATCAGGTCGGCACCGTCAACGTGCCCGAGCCGCGCATGGTCACGATCAACGTCTGGGACAAGGGCCTTGTCGGCAAGGTCGAAAAAGCCATCCGCGAAAGCGGGCTGGGGATTAATCCCCAGTTGAACGGCACAATCATTATGTTGCCTATCCCCGAACTCAACGAAGAACGTCGTCGCGAACTGTCCAAAGTCGCCGCGTCCTATGCCGAGAGCGCGCGCGTTGCCGTGCGCAACCTGCGCCGTGATGGTATGGACAAAGTGAAGAAGGCCAAGGCCGACGGTCTCTCCGAGGACGATCAGAAGTTCTGGGAAGGCGAAGTCCAGGCCATGACCGATCAATACGTCAAACAGGTGGACGATCTTCTCGACACCAAACAAAAAGAGATCATGCAGGTCTGA
- the rseP gene encoding RIP metalloprotease RseP: MSQFLPYFGNASFTIIAFIVALLVIVAIHEFGHYIVGRWCGIGADVFSLGFGPVLWSRVDKRGTRWQIAAFPLGGYVKFKGDANAASVGGSDEVEGVASRETMLGAPVWARSLTVAAGPVANFILAVVVFTGLSLVAGKAVDPLTLLSVPQMPPIYELELKAGDQILAVDNMDARSIAAFGVAMKSVPLQPSVDYTIIRDGVEMVVKGPYPETTYAVGVNFDGAAAAAGVKQGDFVTAVNGEEVFAFSQLIEKISASEGQPVELTIWREGEVLTLEMTPKSTDLPLADGGFETRYLIGVTGGIFFDPLTQRTGLVEAVGNAFSSLWYILKISLSGMWHMITGAISSCNLSSPVGIAQASGAMASSGLLDYISFIGYLSAAIGLLNLLPIPILDGGHLVFHAYEAATGKKPSDKVLRVLIAAGLSIILTMMLIGLANDLFLC, translated from the coding sequence ATGAGCCAGTTCCTGCCCTATTTCGGCAACGCCTCTTTTACGATCATCGCGTTTATCGTCGCTCTACTGGTGATCGTCGCGATCCATGAATTCGGTCATTACATCGTCGGGCGGTGGTGCGGGATCGGTGCGGATGTGTTCTCGCTCGGCTTCGGGCCTGTGCTCTGGTCGCGGGTCGACAAACGCGGCACCCGTTGGCAGATCGCTGCTTTTCCGCTCGGCGGCTATGTGAAGTTCAAGGGCGATGCCAATGCCGCAAGCGTCGGTGGCTCGGACGAGGTCGAGGGCGTTGCTTCTCGCGAAACCATGCTCGGGGCTCCTGTATGGGCGCGCTCCTTGACGGTTGCGGCAGGACCTGTCGCGAATTTCATCCTTGCCGTTGTTGTTTTTACAGGGCTGTCGCTTGTCGCAGGCAAGGCGGTCGATCCTTTGACGCTTCTTTCGGTGCCGCAGATGCCCCCGATCTATGAGCTTGAACTAAAGGCGGGTGACCAGATTTTGGCCGTCGACAATATGGATGCGCGTTCCATCGCCGCCTTTGGTGTCGCGATGAAGAGCGTGCCGCTCCAGCCTTCGGTTGACTATACCATCATCCGCGATGGCGTCGAAATGGTGGTCAAGGGACCCTATCCCGAAACGACCTATGCCGTGGGTGTGAATTTCGACGGTGCCGCTGCGGCCGCTGGGGTCAAGCAGGGCGATTTCGTCACAGCGGTCAACGGCGAAGAGGTGTTCGCCTTTTCCCAGCTTATCGAGAAGATTTCGGCCTCTGAAGGCCAGCCTGTCGAACTGACGATCTGGCGCGAGGGCGAGGTTCTTACGCTCGAAATGACCCCCAAGAGCACCGATTTGCCGCTTGCGGACGGAGGTTTCGAAACGCGCTATCTGATCGGGGTGACGGGCGGTATTTTCTTTGACCCGCTGACCCAGCGCACCGGCTTGGTCGAGGCGGTGGGGAATGCGTTTTCTTCGCTTTGGTATATTCTCAAGATCTCGCTTTCGGGCATGTGGCACATGATCACCGGCGCGATTTCCTCGTGCAACCTTTCGAGTCCTGTCGGAATTGCGCAGGCGTCAGGGGCCATGGCGTCGTCCGGTCTGCTCGATTACATCAGCTTTATCGGCTATCTTTCTGCTGCGATTGGTCTTTTGAACCTCTTGCCGATCCCGATCCTTGATGGCGGGCACCTTGTGTTCCACGCTTATGAGGCTGCGACAGGCAAGAAACCGTCGGACAAGGTGCTTCGCGTTCTCATCGCGGCGGGTCTTTCGATCATCCTGACGATGATGCTCATCGGTCTGGCCAACGATCTTTTCCTCTGCTGA
- the pyrH gene encoding UMP kinase — protein sequence MSETNDIKFKRVMLKISGEALMGDTQFGLHPPTVERIAREVKSVHDLGVEICMVIGGGNIFRGLQGSAQGMERTTADYMGMLATVMNALAMQSALESLGVFTRVISAIPMDQVCEPYIRRRAVRHLEKKRVCIFAAGTGNPYFTTDTAATLRANEMSCEAIFKGTKVDGVYDKDPKKHADAKRFERVSYDEVLAQHLGVMDASAIALARDNDLPIIVFSLDEPGGFRGILAGEGTYTTVHS from the coding sequence ATGAGCGAGACCAACGACATCAAATTCAAGAGGGTCATGCTCAAGATTTCGGGTGAAGCCCTGATGGGCGACACTCAATTCGGTCTCCATCCGCCGACCGTCGAACGCATCGCCCGCGAGGTCAAATCCGTTCACGATCTCGGCGTCGAGATTTGCATGGTGATCGGCGGCGGCAACATCTTCCGCGGGCTCCAAGGCTCGGCACAGGGGATGGAGCGCACGACGGCCGATTATATGGGTATGCTTGCGACCGTGATGAACGCGCTTGCGATGCAGTCCGCACTCGAAAGCCTCGGAGTGTTTACGCGCGTGATCTCGGCCATTCCGATGGATCAGGTCTGCGAGCCCTATATCCGCCGCCGCGCAGTGCGCCACCTCGAGAAAAAGCGCGTCTGCATTTTCGCTGCGGGCACGGGCAACCCATATTTTACCACCGATACCGCTGCCACGCTGCGCGCCAATGAGATGTCCTGTGAGGCGATCTTCAAAGGCACCAAGGTGGACGGCGTTTACGACAAGGACCCCAAGAAGCACGCCGATGCCAAGCGCTTCGAGCGTGTGTCCTATGACGAGGTTCTGGCGCAGCACTTGGGCGTTATGGACGCATCTGCCATTGCGCTTGCGCGTGACAACGATCTTCCGATTATCGTCTTCAGCCTTGATGAACCCGGTGGCTTCCGTGGTATCCTTGCGGGCGAAGGCACCTATACAACCGTGCACTCTTAA
- a CDS encoding phosphatidate cytidylyltransferase, translating to MAASLRSGNWGDLLPRLLSAMVMIAVGVFTIGKGGLWFQGLAVVVTGLMFWELTRMIDPTKELRAVIFGALAALAQCAAIYGGAGPFLGLFFILAVAAASVASRDKWIVALYGVFVLFAPWGFVYFREEGSVHQLAWVVVVIVVTDILGYFAGRFLGGPKFWPKVSPKKTWSGTLAGWIGAALVGFGYSVYFDVSPVFILFSVLLSFAGQMGDIAESAIKRRAGIKDSSNIIPGHGGLLDRFDAMIAASSVLLILLWAQSSFSA from the coding sequence ATGGCAGCCAGTTTGCGCTCTGGAAATTGGGGAGACCTGCTTCCCAGACTGCTCTCCGCCATGGTGATGATTGCTGTCGGCGTCTTTACCATCGGCAAAGGCGGGCTCTGGTTCCAAGGGCTTGCAGTGGTCGTCACGGGGCTGATGTTCTGGGAACTCACCCGCATGATCGACCCTACCAAGGAATTGAGGGCCGTCATCTTTGGCGCTTTGGCGGCGCTTGCGCAATGCGCGGCGATTTATGGCGGCGCGGGTCCGTTTTTAGGCCTTTTCTTTATTCTGGCAGTCGCAGCGGCATCGGTTGCAAGCCGTGATAAATGGATCGTCGCACTCTACGGCGTCTTTGTTCTTTTTGCGCCCTGGGGCTTCGTTTATTTCCGCGAAGAAGGCAGCGTCCATCAACTTGCTTGGGTCGTCGTCGTGATCGTTGTCACCGATATCTTGGGCTATTTTGCGGGGCGCTTTCTGGGTGGCCCCAAGTTCTGGCCCAAGGTCAGCCCCAAGAAAACGTGGAGCGGAACACTTGCCGGTTGGATCGGCGCGGCTCTGGTCGGCTTTGGCTATAGCGTTTATTTCGATGTTTCGCCTGTCTTCATCCTTTTTTCCGTTCTTTTGTCCTTTGCAGGGCAAATGGGCGATATCGCCGAAAGCGCGATCAAGCGTAGGGCAGGGATCAAGGACAGTTCCAACATCATTCCCGGTCATGGCGGGCTTCTTGATCGGTTCGACGCGATGATTGCGGCCTCCTCGGTTCTCTTGATCCTTCTTTGGGCACAGTCCTCCTTTTCGGCATGA
- a CDS encoding lytic transglycosylase domain-containing protein, whose translation MKAIKLGLVFLLGVCAAPVMAESVSTSSRGSLFKSQLKVLDSRASEQYSFSSRLTPNAGSALVGAQVPRFSGNYSGPYLAMARAAARKHNIPEDLFLRLVQQESGWNAGAVSSAGAIGLAQLMPETAALLGVNPTDPAQNLEGGARYLAMQYRTFGSWRLALAAYNAGPQAVEKHGGIPPYRETQNYVRVILGS comes from the coding sequence ATGAAAGCGATCAAACTTGGACTTGTTTTTCTGCTCGGGGTCTGTGCTGCGCCGGTCATGGCGGAGTCCGTTTCGACAAGCTCGCGCGGATCCCTGTTCAAGAGCCAGCTCAAAGTGCTCGATAGCCGCGCCTCGGAGCAATATTCCTTTTCCTCACGCCTGACCCCGAACGCCGGCTCAGCGCTCGTCGGGGCGCAGGTCCCGCGCTTTAGCGGAAATTATAGCGGCCCCTATCTTGCGATGGCCCGTGCTGCGGCCCGCAAACACAATATCCCCGAGGATCTGTTCTTGCGCCTTGTGCAACAAGAAAGCGGCTGGAACGCGGGCGCGGTTTCGAGTGCGGGGGCCATCGGTCTTGCACAGCTCATGCCCGAAACGGCGGCACTTCTGGGTGTGAACCCGACCGATCCCGCGCAAAACCTCGAGGGTGGTGCGCGGTATCTCGCGATGCAATATCGCACCTTCGGAAGCTGGAGGCTGGCGCTTGCGGCCTATAACGCAGGCCCGCAAGCCGTTGAAAAGCACGGAGGTATTCCGCCCTATCGCGAGACTCAGAATTACGTGCGCGTGATTTTAGGGAGCTAG
- the ssb gene encoding single-stranded DNA-binding protein produces the protein MAGSVNKVIIVGNLGRDPEVRNFQNGGKVVNLRIATSETWKDRNTGERRERTEWHSVAIFSEPVGRIAEQYLRKGSTVYIEGQLETRKWQDQSGQDRYTTEIVIRPYRGELTLLGGRGEGGNGGGAGGGGYDDRGGYEDRGGNGGYGRGYDNGPSGGGAGGGMDDEIPF, from the coding sequence ATGGCCGGTTCAGTCAACAAAGTCATTATCGTCGGCAATCTGGGTCGCGATCCCGAAGTTCGCAATTTCCAGAACGGCGGCAAAGTTGTGAACCTTCGCATTGCTACCTCTGAAACCTGGAAAGACCGCAACACGGGCGAGCGTCGTGAACGGACCGAATGGCATTCGGTGGCGATTTTCTCCGAACCCGTGGGGCGCATCGCCGAGCAATATCTTCGCAAAGGCTCGACCGTCTATATCGAAGGCCAACTCGAAACCCGCAAATGGCAGGACCAATCGGGTCAGGACCGTTACACCACCGAAATCGTGATCCGTCCCTATCGCGGCGAACTGACGCTTCTGGGCGGACGCGGTGAAGGCGGCAACGGCGGCGGCGCCGGTGGCGGCGGTTATGACGACCGCGGTGGGTATGAGGATCGCGGCGGCAATGGCGGCTATGGCCGCGGCTATGACAATGGCCCCTCGGGCGGTGGTGCCGGCGGCGGTATGGACGACGAGATCCCGTTCTGA
- a CDS encoding isoprenyl transferase yields MAVETDDKAQSGPKHVAVIMDGNGRWAQMRHRPRLFGHHAGAKRIREIVEVCPDVGVKYLTIFAFSTENWKRTQTEVSGLMALFRKYIEKEAKDLIKDGVRVRFIGDRIKLDEKLVTLMDELELLTSHNDKVHLTIALNYGGRDEVTRAAKRLAYDIEKGKLTHKDVTAETLASYLDTHVLPDPDLVIRTSGEARISNFLLWQSAYSEYEFIDTLWPDFTAQEFCEVVGRYGARDRRFGAVKA; encoded by the coding sequence ATGGCTGTTGAAACGGATGACAAAGCCCAATCGGGCCCCAAACACGTCGCAGTCATTATGGATGGCAACGGGCGTTGGGCGCAAATGCGCCATCGTCCGCGGCTCTTCGGGCACCATGCGGGCGCCAAGCGCATCCGCGAAATCGTCGAGGTTTGCCCCGATGTCGGTGTGAAATACCTCACGATTTTTGCTTTCTCGACCGAAAACTGGAAGCGCACCCAGACCGAAGTGTCCGGCCTTATGGCGCTTTTCCGCAAATACATCGAAAAAGAAGCCAAGGACCTGATCAAGGACGGTGTGCGCGTCCGCTTTATCGGCGATCGTATCAAGCTTGATGAAAAGCTTGTGACGCTGATGGACGAGCTGGAGCTTCTGACCTCTCACAATGACAAGGTGCACCTGACCATCGCGCTCAACTATGGTGGCCGCGATGAAGTGACCCGTGCGGCCAAGCGGCTTGCCTATGATATCGAGAAGGGCAAGCTCACCCACAAGGATGTGACCGCCGAAACGCTTGCCAGCTATCTTGATACCCATGTGCTGCCCGATCCCGATCTGGTGATCCGCACATCCGGCGAGGCGCGGATTTCCAACTTCCTTTTGTGGCAGTCGGCCTATTCGGAATACGAATTCATCGACACGCTCTGGCCAGACTTCACGGCGCAAGAGTTCTGCGAGGTCGTAGGACGCTACGGTGCGCGGGACAGACGTTTCGGCGCGGTCAAGGCCTAA
- the dxr gene encoding 1-deoxy-D-xylulose-5-phosphate reductoisomerase, with product MTQVRRVSVFGATGSIGQNTLDLIARDPQGFEVVALTGGRNVARLAHDAIRLKAQIAVTCFDECRAELEERLKGTGIEVASGDAAVVEAASRPADWVMSAIVGAAGLRPGLEALKHGTTLALANKESLVTAGPLLLSEAKAHGATVLPVDSEHSAIFQALIGEDQSAVERVIITASGGAFRDWPMEKLATATVAEASSHPNWDMGQRITIDSASMFNKAMEVIETKEFFGFTPDQIEVIVHPESMIHALVGFNDGALMAHVGPADMRHAIGFALNWPDRKTLPVERLDLAKIGAFTFREACADRYPALGLARRVMEEGGLMGAVFNAAKEAALDHFIAEEIGFLQMSEMVERTMDRLSPRAGLQNDVMSLDSILDIDREARLIARETIKTLG from the coding sequence ATGACACAAGTTCGACGCGTTTCAGTCTTTGGCGCAACAGGCAGCATCGGGCAGAATACGCTCGATCTCATCGCGCGTGATCCCCAAGGGTTCGAAGTGGTGGCATTGACGGGCGGGCGCAACGTCGCGCGTTTGGCTCACGATGCCATCCGTCTCAAGGCACAAATCGCCGTCACCTGTTTCGACGAGTGCAGAGCCGAACTTGAAGAGCGTCTCAAGGGCACGGGTATCGAAGTCGCAAGTGGCGACGCAGCCGTGGTCGAAGCGGCCAGCCGTCCCGCCGATTGGGTGATGAGTGCAATCGTCGGTGCAGCAGGGCTACGGCCCGGACTAGAAGCGTTGAAGCACGGCACGACGCTTGCCCTTGCCAACAAAGAGTCGCTTGTCACCGCCGGCCCGCTTTTGTTGTCCGAAGCAAAGGCCCATGGCGCAACCGTTCTGCCTGTCGACTCCGAGCATTCTGCCATTTTCCAGGCGTTGATCGGCGAAGACCAGTCGGCGGTCGAACGGGTGATCATAACCGCGTCGGGCGGCGCATTTCGCGATTGGCCGATGGAAAAGCTGGCAACCGCGACAGTGGCCGAGGCATCCTCCCATCCCAATTGGGACATGGGGCAAAGGATCACGATAGACAGCGCCTCTATGTTCAATAAGGCGATGGAAGTTATTGAGACAAAAGAATTCTTTGGCTTTACTCCTGACCAGATCGAAGTGATCGTCCACCCCGAAAGCATGATCCATGCGCTCGTCGGCTTTAACGACGGGGCCTTGATGGCTCATGTTGGACCTGCGGATATGCGTCACGCCATCGGGTTTGCGCTCAACTGGCCGGATCGCAAGACCCTTCCCGTCGAGCGGCTTGATCTGGCGAAGATCGGGGCCTTCACCTTTCGCGAAGCCTGCGCCGACCGTTACCCCGCTCTTGGTCTTGCACGCCGCGTGATGGAAGAGGGCGGTTTGATGGGGGCCGTTTTCAACGCCGCAAAAGAAGCCGCTCTCGATCATTTTATCGCCGAAGAGATCGGCTTTTTGCAGATGTCCGAGATGGTCGAACGGACCATGGACCGACTTTCGCCACGTGCGGGACTGCAAAATGACGTGATGAGCCTAGATAGTATTCTGGACATTGACCGCGAGGCACGTTTGATTGCCCGCGAAACCATAAAGACTTTGGGATAA
- a CDS encoding AraC family transcriptional regulator, which translates to MIAGPKMAHTVKSALTPVVEADVANRLSLVPIGQNPDTGRWRTEAMRSHAAPRLLYISKGQGRITIAGLTSGYGPNNLIFIPANTMYGFEVGTTVFGQMLSIPRAMASEWPEEPVHLRIRDVHAQKELFTHFDNLERELKSSKTAHTRAAHYLVGILGVFFERQLQDQPADPTARRTESSSARLVAAYTDLIERDFRSDKGVADYAAALGVTPTHLTRCCNQTCGRSAHALLSDRVLYEARLLLRDTRTPVQDIATRLGFTSPAYFTRAFQNQTGMTPTKFRRTGQH; encoded by the coding sequence ATGATTGCGGGACCAAAGATGGCGCATACGGTAAAATCAGCTCTCACGCCTGTGGTAGAAGCGGATGTGGCGAACCGGCTTTCCTTGGTGCCGATCGGCCAGAATCCCGACACGGGGCGTTGGCGGACAGAGGCGATGCGTTCACATGCCGCGCCGCGCTTGCTCTATATCTCCAAGGGTCAGGGGCGGATCACCATCGCCGGACTGACAAGCGGCTATGGTCCCAATAACCTCATCTTCATACCCGCGAACACAATGTACGGCTTTGAAGTCGGCACCACCGTCTTTGGCCAGATGTTGTCGATCCCGCGCGCCATGGCGAGCGAATGGCCCGAAGAGCCGGTCCACCTTCGCATCCGCGACGTGCACGCCCAAAAAGAGCTTTTCACCCATTTCGACAATCTCGAACGCGAGTTGAAATCGTCGAAAACCGCGCACACCCGCGCCGCGCATTATCTTGTCGGTATTCTGGGTGTGTTCTTCGAGCGCCAGCTACAGGACCAGCCCGCCGACCCGACAGCGCGCCGCACAGAAAGCTCATCGGCACGTCTGGTTGCTGCCTATACCGATCTGATCGAACGAGATTTCCGCTCGGACAAAGGTGTTGCCGATTACGCCGCCGCGCTCGGCGTAACGCCCACACACCTTACGCGCTGTTGCAATCAGACCTGCGGCCGCTCGGCGCACGCTCTTCTTTCGGATCGGGTGCTCTACGAGGCGCGTCTCTTGCTGCGCGACACACGCACGCCTGTTCAGGACATCGCGACGCGTCTGGGCTTTACCTCGCCTGCCTATTTTACGCGGGCCTTCCAGAACCAGACGGGCATGACCCCGACCAAATTCCGCCGCACAGGGCAGCACTAG
- the miaA gene encoding tRNA (adenosine(37)-N6)-dimethylallyltransferase MiaA: MIDTRNIPSDLPVLIAGPTASGKSALALRIARESGGVIVNADALQVFDGWRILTARPSEEETALAQHALYGHVPFDADYSVGHWLRDVKPLLTGAERPIIVGGTGLYFTALTEGLAEIPATPPEVRAEADLIPLADLLIDLDAETISRIDINNRARVQRAWEVWRATGRPLSQWQDETPPPLLPLDRTKAICLMPDKQWLNQRIETRFGQMVAQGALSEAEAMLKRWNPKLLSSKAIGAPELIAHLKGEMMLDAAIESAVIATRQYAKRQRTWFRARMKSWEVIPILSTES, from the coding sequence TTGATCGACACCCGAAACATTCCGAGCGATTTGCCGGTGCTCATTGCAGGCCCGACGGCTTCGGGGAAATCGGCGCTTGCGCTCAGGATTGCGCGCGAAAGCGGCGGAGTGATCGTCAATGCAGATGCGCTTCAGGTCTTTGACGGTTGGCGCATTCTGACCGCCCGCCCCTCCGAGGAAGAAACGGCACTGGCCCAGCATGCACTCTATGGACATGTGCCTTTTGATGCCGACTATTCCGTCGGGCATTGGCTGCGCGATGTGAAACCTTTGCTGACGGGCGCAGAGCGTCCGATCATCGTCGGTGGCACGGGGCTTTACTTTACTGCCCTCACCGAAGGGCTCGCCGAGATCCCCGCGACCCCGCCCGAAGTGCGCGCCGAGGCTGATCTGATTCCCCTCGCCGATCTTCTTATTGATCTCGATGCGGAAACAATCTCCCGCATAGACATAAACAACCGCGCCCGCGTTCAACGTGCGTGGGAAGTGTGGCGCGCAACGGGCCGTCCACTCTCGCAATGGCAGGACGAGACGCCGCCGCCGCTTTTACCTTTGGACCGCACCAAAGCGATCTGCCTCATGCCGGACAAGCAATGGCTGAACCAGCGCATCGAGACCCGCTTCGGCCAGATGGTCGCTCAAGGCGCACTTTCAGAGGCCGAGGCCATGCTAAAACGCTGGAATCCCAAGCTTCTATCTTCCAAAGCCATTGGCGCCCCTGAATTGATCGCACATCTCAAGGGTGAAATGATGTTGGACGCGGCGATAGAGAGCGCGGTCATCGCAACGCGGCAATACGCGAAACGACAACGCACCTGGTTTCGCGCACGGATGAAATCGTGGGAGGTTATCCCCATTTTATCCACAGAATCATGA
- the bamA gene encoding outer membrane protein assembly factor BamA has protein sequence MIARNSVRGPRISALLKTTFLVSTLALATVTSSAAIAQNVSGITVKGNQRIETATILSYLSSAQGGSASDINAAVQALRATGLFETVDATVSGSSLVVTVQEYPTINLINFEGNDKLSDADLSAVIQSTSRRVYNPATVESDVATLADFYATKGRINATITPKIIRRSDNRVDLVYEVFEGGVTEIESIGFVGNRTFSDRRLRSVLSTKQAGLLRVLITRDTYDPARVDFDKQVLTDFYTSRGFVDFRVENVDIELTRERDAYLVTFNVEEGQRYRLGNINIVSEINGVDVELFRREIKVDEGDYYSPVAIENDIARMESLALRQGVDFLRVDPQITRNDAGQILDVTYVLVRGERIFVERIDIEGNNTTLDRVVRDQFRVVEGDPFNPRTIRESAERIRALGYFSNADVNARQGSGADQVVIDVNVEEMPTGSFSFGANYNTDTGTSLVATFKEQNFLGRGQQIFLNMNLGKTNRQFTFDFTEPYLLGRDLSASLGLSYVTTNNEGAKYDTKTFRFSPSIGFPLTEQARVSTFYSLEYSAMQDVDAAASTFIKADAAKGGIWANSVGYTLSWDNRRKGVEPDVVLVARGGQEFGFGKSTYVKNTVLAGAETNVLSDQLTVRSTFEGGYAKYFKGSSRVIDRFTLGSDVMRGFQLGGIGPRDNATDDALGGNAYAVVRLEAEFPLGLPEEYGITGGAFVDYGSLWDTGFDCTGTTVDYCGFTPRSVAGLSVFWTTPLGPLRFNFTKPLKVQTGDNTRSFDLTISTSF, from the coding sequence ATGATCGCTCGAAATTCTGTGCGTGGGCCGCGCATTTCTGCTTTGTTGAAAACCACTTTTCTTGTTTCAACACTTGCACTTGCTACCGTAACTTCGAGCGCTGCCATTGCTCAGAATGTTTCCGGAATTACCGTAAAGGGGAACCAGCGGATCGAAACCGCAACGATTCTGAGCTATCTCTCCTCGGCGCAGGGCGGTTCTGCCTCGGACATCAACGCAGCGGTTCAGGCGCTTCGGGCCACCGGCCTTTTCGAAACCGTGGACGCGACAGTGAGCGGTTCGAGCCTTGTCGTTACGGTGCAGGAATATCCGACGATCAACCTCATCAACTTCGAGGGCAACGACAAACTAAGTGATGCAGACCTTTCGGCTGTGATCCAATCGACGTCGCGCCGTGTCTATAACCCCGCGACCGTAGAAAGCGATGTGGCCACACTTGCCGATTTCTATGCGACCAAGGGGCGGATCAACGCCACCATCACGCCGAAGATCATCCGCAGAAGCGATAACCGCGTCGATCTCGTCTACGAGGTTTTCGAAGGCGGCGTAACCGAGATCGAGAGCATCGGCTTTGTCGGCAACCGCACGTTCAGTGACCGCCGTCTGCGCAGCGTTCTATCGACCAAGCAGGCCGGTCTTTTGCGAGTGCTCATCACTCGTGACACCTATGATCCGGCGCGTGTCGATTTCGACAAACAGGTCCTGACCGACTTCTACACTTCTCGTGGTTTCGTGGACTTCCGCGTCGAGAACGTCGATATCGAGCTGACCCGCGAGCGCGATGCCTATCTGGTGACGTTCAACGTCGAGGAAGGCCAGCGTTATCGCCTTGGAAACATCAATATCGTCAGCGAAATCAATGGCGTGGACGTCGAGCTTTTCCGCCGCGAGATCAAGGTGGACGAGGGCGATTACTATTCACCCGTCGCCATCGAGAACGATATCGCCCGCATGGAAAGCCTTGCTTTGCGTCAGGGCGTCGACTTCCTGCGTGTCGATCCGCAGATCACCCGCAATGATGCGGGCCAGATCCTTGACGTGACCTATGTGCTGGTCCGTGGCGAGCGTATTTTTGTCGAGCGCATCGACATCGAAGGCAACAACACCACGCTTGACCGCGTTGTGCGCGACCAGTTCCGCGTCGTTGAGGGTGACCCCTTTAACCCGCGCACGATCCGCGAAAGCGCTGAACGCATCCGCGCGCTCGGCTATTTCTCGAATGCCGATGTGAATGCCCGCCAAGGGTCGGGAGCCGATCAGGTCGTCATCGACGTGAACGTCGAAGAAATGCCGACGGGTTCCTTCTCATTCGGTGCGAACTATAACACCGACACAGGCACCAGCCTTGTTGCGACCTTCAAGGAACAGAACTTCCTTGGGCGCGGCCAGCAGATTTTCCTGAATATGAACCTCGGCAAGACGAACCGCCAGTTCACCTTCGATTTCACCGAACCCTATCTTCTTGGGCGTGATCTCTCGGCAAGCCTTGGCCTGTCTTATGTGACGACCAACAACGAAGGCGCGAAATACGACACCAAGACGTTCCGCTTCTCGCCGTCGATCGGTTTTCCGTTGACCGAGCAGGCCCGCGTTTCGACCTTCTACTCGCTGGAATACAGCGCAATGCAGGACGTCGATGCGGCAGCAAGCACATTCATCAAGGCCGATGCGGCCAAGGGCGGTATCTGGGCGAACTCGGTCGGCTATACGCTCAGCTGGGACAACCGCCGCAAGGGGGTCGAACCCGATGTCGTGCTCGTGGCGCGCGGCGGTCAGGAATTCGGCTTCGGCAAGTCGACCTATGTCAAGAACACCGTCCTTGCAGGGGCCGAGACCAATGTTCTGAGCGACCAGCTCACTGTGCGCAGCACCTTTGAAGGCGGCTATGCCAAATATTTCAAAGGCAGCAGCCGTGTGATCGACCGCTTTACGCTCGGCTCGGATGTCATGCGCGGCTTCCAGCTTGGCGGTATCGGTCCGCGTGACAATGCGACCGATGACGCCTTGGGCGGCAATGCCTATGCCGTTGTGCGTCTCGAAGCCGAGTTCCCGCTCGGACTTCCCGAAGAATACGGCATCACGGGCGGTGCCTTTGTGGATTACGGCTCGCTTTGGGATACGGGCTTTGATTGCACCGGCACGACCGTTGATTATTGCGGCTTCACTCCGCGCAGCGTTGCAGGTTTGTCGGTTTTCTGGACCACGCCGCTCGGCCCGCTGCGGTTCAACTTCACCAAACCTCTCAAAGTGCAGACGGGCGACAACACCCGTTCGTTCGATCTGACCATCTCGACAAGCTTCTGA